The following proteins are co-located in the Polymorphospora rubra genome:
- a CDS encoding 1-phosphofructokinase family hexose kinase, which yields MTGHVMVFAPAPLLTVTIEQQADAVELHLHPGGQGVWQARMIAALGVPATLCVAVGGEVGAVLRAVLAAENVEVRAVTRQAGSGWSVHDRRDGNRTGIAEHPGEPMVRHDIDELYSVTLAEGLRAPVSVLSGPADPTVVDPDVYRRLAADLTANGGRVVADLSGPYLAAVLDGGVAFVKVSHEELVADGRAGDDSVDELVAAAHQLRKDGAGTVLVSRADAPALALLDDEVTEVHVPRLQVVDHRGAGDSMSAGVAAVLARGGDLEQAVRTGAAAGALNVTRHGLGTGRAETIEELIGRVRLAPLDRG from the coding sequence ATGACTGGACACGTGATGGTGTTCGCGCCGGCGCCGCTACTCACCGTGACGATCGAGCAGCAGGCCGACGCGGTCGAACTGCACCTGCACCCGGGCGGGCAGGGCGTCTGGCAGGCCCGCATGATCGCCGCGCTGGGGGTGCCGGCCACGCTGTGCGTCGCCGTCGGCGGCGAGGTCGGCGCCGTCCTGCGTGCCGTGCTCGCCGCCGAGAACGTCGAGGTACGGGCGGTCACCCGGCAGGCCGGCAGCGGCTGGAGCGTCCACGACCGGCGTGACGGCAACCGGACCGGGATCGCCGAACACCCCGGCGAACCGATGGTCCGCCACGACATCGACGAGCTGTACAGCGTCACCCTCGCCGAAGGGCTGCGCGCCCCGGTGTCCGTACTCAGTGGACCGGCCGATCCCACCGTCGTCGACCCCGACGTCTACCGGCGTCTCGCCGCCGACCTCACCGCCAACGGCGGCCGCGTCGTCGCCGACCTGTCCGGCCCGTACCTCGCCGCGGTGCTCGACGGCGGTGTCGCGTTCGTCAAGGTCAGCCACGAGGAACTCGTCGCCGACGGACGGGCGGGCGACGACAGCGTCGACGAACTCGTGGCCGCCGCCCACCAGTTGCGCAAGGACGGCGCCGGCACGGTCCTGGTCAGCCGCGCCGACGCCCCCGCCCTCGCGCTGCTCGACGACGAGGTGACCGAGGTGCACGTACCCCGCCTGCAGGTCGTCGACCATCGCGGTGCCGGTGACTCGATGAGCGCCGGGGTCGCGGCCGTCCTGGCCCGCGGCGGCGACCTGGAACAGGCGGTACGCACCGGTGCGGCGGCCGGTGCCCTGAACGTGACCCGGCACGGGCTCGGCACCGGCCGGGCGGAGACGATCGAGGAACTCATCGGCCGGGTGCGGTTGGCGCCGCTCGACCGGGGATAG
- a CDS encoding PfkB family carbohydrate kinase translates to MSARVAVAGQIARDLVLLVDEVPDANRSVDARLRREMLGGKGANQAVGLAQLGAEPVLLAVTGDDSIADELIAQAARDGIDVSAVTRRPDTVTGLIVELLDGRGHWRYVEHLPAAVLLTEADVRAHADVLTGADAVLVQLQQPPAAMLAAARLGHDAGRLVVLDGAPTDDGHRAALLAAADVLRADDHETELLTGVEPDDPDRVRAAAGELLAAGPGLLVLGVRRAGNLAVWQDPRWGEGHLLVPLTGADVVDTTGAGDALTAALTVALLRGDPPPDAVRHAVAAAGATVRHPGGRPDLDRRALAA, encoded by the coding sequence GTGAGCGCCCGGGTGGCGGTCGCCGGCCAGATCGCCCGGGACCTGGTGCTGCTCGTCGACGAGGTGCCCGACGCCAACCGGTCCGTCGACGCGCGGCTGCGCCGCGAGATGCTCGGCGGCAAGGGCGCGAACCAGGCGGTCGGTCTGGCCCAGCTCGGCGCCGAGCCCGTCCTGCTGGCGGTCACCGGCGACGACAGTATCGCCGACGAGTTGATCGCCCAGGCCGCCCGGGACGGCATCGACGTGTCCGCCGTGACCCGCCGCCCCGACACCGTCACCGGGCTGATCGTCGAACTGCTCGACGGGCGGGGCCACTGGCGGTACGTCGAACACCTGCCGGCCGCCGTCCTGCTCACCGAAGCGGACGTACGGGCCCACGCCGACGTGCTGACCGGCGCCGACGCCGTACTCGTGCAGTTGCAGCAACCACCCGCGGCGATGCTGGCCGCGGCCCGGCTGGGGCACGACGCCGGCCGGCTGGTCGTGCTCGACGGCGCCCCCACCGACGACGGGCACCGCGCCGCACTGCTCGCCGCCGCCGACGTGCTGCGGGCCGACGACCACGAGACCGAGCTGCTGACCGGGGTCGAACCCGACGACCCGGACCGGGTACGTGCCGCCGCCGGCGAACTGCTCGCCGCCGGGCCCGGGCTGCTCGTCCTCGGGGTGCGCAGGGCCGGAAACCTCGCCGTCTGGCAAGACCCGCGCTGGGGTGAGGGCCACCTGCTGGTCCCGTTGACCGGCGCGGACGTCGTCGACACCACCGGTGCCGGCGACGCGCTGACCGCCGCGCTCACCGTCGCCCTGCTGCGCGGCGATCCGCCACCGGACGCCGTCCGCCACGCCGTCGCCGCGGCCGGCGCCACCGTCCGGCATCCCGGCGGCCGACCCGACCTGGACCGCCGCGCTCTCGCGGCGTGA
- a CDS encoding Dps family protein yields the protein MTKYAVQTTDSQPLLHQHGRQIQEFGSVRQLPVGLSYNARMYSCERVNLLLADSQILYSLYKKHHWLMRGHTFYQLHLLLDKHAGEQLALIDMLAERVQTLGGVAVGDPRHVAEMTRVPRPPNGAEEVPAMLSRLLEAHETILIDAHDAANRVAEMGDDGTNDLLVSNVIRTGELQTWFIAEHLVDTPAVRA from the coding sequence ATGACGAAATATGCCGTACAGACGACGGACAGCCAGCCCCTGCTGCACCAGCACGGCCGGCAGATCCAGGAGTTCGGCTCCGTCCGGCAGTTGCCGGTCGGGCTGTCGTACAACGCCCGCATGTACTCCTGCGAACGGGTGAACCTCCTGCTCGCCGACAGCCAGATCCTGTACTCCCTCTACAAGAAGCACCACTGGCTGATGCGTGGGCACACCTTCTACCAACTGCACCTGCTGCTCGACAAGCACGCCGGCGAACAACTCGCCCTCATCGACATGCTCGCCGAACGGGTGCAGACGCTCGGCGGCGTGGCCGTGGGCGACCCCCGGCACGTGGCGGAGATGACCCGGGTGCCGCGCCCGCCGAACGGCGCCGAGGAGGTGCCCGCCATGCTCTCCCGGCTCCTCGAGGCGCACGAGACGATCCTGATCGACGCGCACGACGCCGCGAACCGGGTCGCGGAGATGGGCGACGACGGCACCAACGACCTGCTGGTCTCCAACGTCATCCGGACCGGTGAGTTGCAGACCTGGTTCATCGCCGAACACCTCGTCGACACCCCGGCCGTACGCGCCTAA
- a CDS encoding SCP2 sterol-binding domain-containing protein, with amino-acid sequence MDDVDRFFATLGETSMGRLPPSAHGTIRFVLYRAGTTIHWLVTFGGGRATAVPEERPAECVVHMSAEWFENLLAGRDHTISMTLRDRAAMDGDLTLFLVFRRLLPPRADSHGPIPETAVLGTSGSVRGS; translated from the coding sequence GTGGACGACGTCGATCGGTTCTTCGCCACGCTGGGCGAGACGTCCATGGGGCGGCTCCCACCGAGCGCGCACGGGACGATCAGGTTCGTCCTGTACCGGGCCGGAACGACCATTCACTGGCTGGTCACCTTCGGCGGCGGCCGGGCCACCGCCGTGCCCGAGGAACGACCGGCCGAGTGTGTCGTACACATGTCCGCGGAGTGGTTCGAGAACCTGCTCGCCGGCCGCGACCACACCATCTCGATGACGTTGCGGGACCGCGCCGCCATGGACGGGGACCTCACGTTGTTTCTGGTGTTCCGGCGGTTGTTGCCACCGCGGGCCGACAGTCACGGCCCGATTCCGGAGACCGCTGTCCTGGGGACGTCGGGATCGGTGCGTGGTTCATGA
- a CDS encoding LLM class flavin-dependent oxidoreductase, translating to MTNTPLAVLDLVPIPSGSTAAQAMRNSIDLARQAERFGYARYWFAEHHLNPGVAGTSPAIMIALTAAATSTIRVGSGAVLMGHRTALSTVEEFGLVDALHPGRLDLGLGRSGGRPAEPTPAPVNGRAPNGLLIPPRFSAAHLLASPRFVLQRTLLQLPGARSQDYVEQVDDLLRLLRGTYRSADGEPAIPVPGAGARIQVWILGSSGGESAEVAGANGLRFAANYHVSPASVLEAVDGYRAAFRPSDELERPYVSVSADVVVAPDTDTARELATGYALWVRGIRTGEGAIPFPTPEEARAHGWTDADRELVADRVDTQFVGDPAEVADRLEQLREATGADELVVTTITHDHADRVRSYELLAREWRRRSR from the coding sequence ATGACCAACACGCCGCTGGCGGTGCTCGACCTGGTTCCGATCCCGTCCGGATCGACCGCCGCGCAGGCGATGCGCAACAGCATCGACCTCGCGCGGCAGGCCGAACGGTTCGGGTACGCCCGGTACTGGTTCGCCGAGCACCATCTCAACCCCGGCGTCGCCGGCACCTCGCCCGCGATCATGATCGCGCTCACCGCCGCCGCCACCTCGACGATCCGGGTCGGCTCGGGCGCGGTGCTGATGGGCCACCGCACCGCACTGTCGACAGTGGAGGAGTTCGGGCTGGTCGACGCCCTCCACCCCGGCCGGCTCGACCTGGGCCTCGGCCGGTCCGGCGGCCGGCCGGCCGAGCCGACCCCGGCCCCCGTGAACGGCCGGGCCCCGAACGGGCTGCTGATCCCGCCCCGGTTCTCCGCCGCCCACCTGCTCGCCTCGCCCCGCTTCGTCCTGCAACGGACGCTGCTCCAGTTGCCCGGCGCCCGGTCACAGGACTACGTCGAACAGGTCGACGACCTCCTGCGCCTGCTGCGCGGCACCTACCGGTCGGCCGACGGCGAGCCGGCGATCCCGGTCCCGGGTGCGGGCGCGCGGATCCAGGTCTGGATCCTCGGCAGCAGCGGCGGCGAGAGTGCCGAGGTCGCCGGCGCGAACGGGCTGCGGTTCGCCGCCAACTACCACGTCAGCCCGGCCAGCGTGCTGGAGGCGGTCGACGGCTACCGGGCCGCGTTCCGGCCGTCGGACGAACTGGAACGGCCGTACGTCAGCGTCTCCGCCGACGTCGTCGTGGCGCCGGACACCGACACCGCCCGTGAGCTGGCCACCGGCTACGCCCTGTGGGTACGCGGCATCCGTACCGGGGAGGGGGCGATCCCGTTCCCGACGCCGGAAGAGGCCCGCGCCCACGGGTGGACCGACGCCGACCGGGAACTGGTCGCCGACCGTGTCGACACGCAGTTCGTCGGCGACCCGGCGGAGGTCGCCGACCGGCTCGAACAGTTGCGGGAGGCGACCGGCGCCGACGAGTTGGTGGTCACCACCATCACCCACGACCACGCGGACCGGGTCCGTTCGTACGAACTCCTGGCCCGGGAGTGGCGGCGCCGGTCACGGTAG
- a CDS encoding LLM class flavin-dependent oxidoreductase translates to MRFLAITLIVHAPDPVTGVRKTTTNRFREVLDNAVFAEQLGFDGFGVGERHERPFISSSPPVVLSHVAALTSTIRLFTAVTTLSLLDPVRAYEDYATLDHLSGGRLELIIGKGNGTAQRDLFDVTPDDQWDRNAESYELFRRIWREDRVTASPRFRPALTDAEVWPRPLQRPIRVWHGSATSRESVDLAARHGDPLFSANVTNPIEPYAELVGHYRRRWAEYGHDPATAAVGAGTAGYYAARNSQDAVAAYRPVFAGQLDFQKRLGLQPVFTTLEDFVDRSSALIGSPQQIVEKVHRYHERFGHSVLHLPADAGGLTDAQHRASLELFQSDIAPVLRREIPDPPWGWGPGPEPVA, encoded by the coding sequence ATGAGGTTCCTCGCGATCACCCTGATCGTCCACGCCCCCGACCCGGTCACCGGGGTACGGAAGACGACCACGAACCGGTTCCGCGAGGTGCTCGACAACGCCGTGTTCGCCGAGCAGCTCGGCTTCGACGGTTTCGGCGTGGGGGAGCGGCACGAGCGGCCGTTCATCTCGTCGTCCCCGCCTGTCGTGCTCAGCCACGTCGCCGCGCTCACCTCGACCATCCGGCTGTTCACCGCCGTCACCACGCTGAGCCTGCTCGACCCGGTACGCGCGTACGAGGACTACGCGACCCTCGACCACCTCTCCGGCGGTCGCCTCGAACTGATCATCGGCAAGGGCAACGGCACCGCCCAGCGGGACCTGTTCGACGTCACGCCCGACGACCAGTGGGACCGCAACGCCGAGAGCTACGAACTGTTCCGGCGGATCTGGCGAGAGGACCGGGTCACCGCCAGCCCCAGGTTCCGGCCGGCCCTGACCGACGCCGAGGTGTGGCCCCGCCCGCTGCAGCGGCCGATCCGGGTCTGGCACGGCAGCGCCACCAGCCGGGAGTCGGTCGACCTCGCCGCCCGCCACGGCGATCCGCTCTTCTCGGCGAACGTCACCAACCCGATCGAGCCGTACGCCGAGCTGGTTGGTCACTACCGGCGGCGGTGGGCCGAGTACGGCCACGATCCGGCCACCGCCGCGGTCGGTGCCGGCACCGCCGGCTACTACGCCGCCCGCAACTCCCAGGACGCCGTCGCCGCGTACCGCCCGGTCTTCGCCGGGCAGCTCGACTTCCAGAAACGGCTCGGACTGCAACCGGTGTTCACCACCCTCGAGGACTTCGTCGACCGCAGCTCCGCCCTGATCGGCAGCCCGCAGCAGATCGTCGAGAAGGTGCACAGATACCACGAGCGGTTCGGGCACAGCGTCCTGCACCTGCCCGCCGACGCCGGCGGGCTCACCGACGCCCAGCACCGGGCCTCGCTGGAACTCTTCCAGTCCGACATCGCCCCGGTGCTGCGCCGCGAGATCCCCGACCCGCCGTGGGGCTGGGGACCGGGGCCCGAACCGGTCGCGTGA